From a single Sinomonas atrocyanea genomic region:
- the flgK gene encoding flagellar hook-associated protein FlgK, protein MSTFGALNTAYRGLSAAQQAMDLAGHNISNAGTDGYTRQRIEQSAVAAPAAMGLAATGPQVGQGVSVDRIARLGNALLDASARTTAATAGYTAQRSSAYQQIETTLNEPGTDGLSARLQSFWSAWQDVANQPGAPAPASALIQAGTQVASTLSAGYGALDAQWTATRSDAQSMVASLNDAAAQVAALNKSIRSTLGAGGSANELIDARSRLTETIASLAGGTVREEADGTATVYLGGNALVSGDSARAVQLAGASTMTDVASGAPTLVWADRPGQTVGLDGGSIAGALSVLAPANGGNGGAIAEAAAQYNTVAASLASSVNALHSAGQTPTGAAGGNFFALSTSLPAAQGLSVVPSGAAGIASGAAGAGALDGSTADAIAQLGLAPGSPDASWAAFVTATGSASRAAQEEGDLTDTAAANAKQAQASSASVSLDEENVNLLAAQHAYQAAARVLTAVDQALDTLINHTGTVGL, encoded by the coding sequence GTGAGCACCTTCGGCGCCCTCAACACCGCCTACCGCGGGCTCTCCGCCGCGCAGCAGGCCATGGACCTCGCCGGCCACAACATCTCCAACGCCGGCACCGACGGCTACACCCGCCAGCGCATCGAGCAGTCCGCCGTGGCGGCGCCCGCGGCGATGGGCCTTGCAGCGACCGGGCCGCAGGTGGGCCAAGGAGTCTCGGTGGACCGGATCGCCCGCCTCGGCAATGCCCTGCTGGACGCCTCGGCCCGCACCACCGCGGCCACGGCCGGGTACACGGCGCAGCGCTCGTCCGCCTACCAGCAGATCGAGACGACCCTGAACGAGCCCGGCACCGACGGCCTCTCCGCGCGGCTCCAGTCGTTCTGGTCGGCGTGGCAGGACGTCGCCAACCAGCCCGGCGCGCCGGCACCGGCGAGCGCCCTGATCCAGGCCGGCACCCAGGTGGCCTCGACGCTCTCCGCCGGCTACGGCGCGCTCGACGCGCAGTGGACCGCCACCCGCTCGGACGCCCAGTCGATGGTCGCCTCGCTCAACGACGCCGCCGCCCAGGTCGCGGCCCTGAACAAGAGCATCCGCTCGACGCTGGGCGCGGGCGGCTCGGCGAACGAGCTCATCGACGCCCGCTCGAGGCTCACCGAGACCATTGCCTCCCTCGCCGGCGGCACGGTGCGCGAGGAGGCCGACGGCACCGCCACGGTGTATCTCGGCGGCAACGCGCTCGTGAGCGGCGACTCCGCCCGCGCGGTGCAGCTCGCGGGGGCGAGCACGATGACGGACGTGGCCTCGGGCGCCCCCACCCTCGTCTGGGCGGACAGGCCCGGGCAGACGGTGGGGCTCGACGGCGGGTCGATCGCCGGGGCGCTCTCCGTCCTCGCCCCGGCGAACGGCGGGAACGGCGGGGCGATCGCTGAGGCAGCCGCCCAGTACAACACGGTCGCGGCGTCCCTGGCCTCCTCGGTCAACGCCCTCCACAGCGCGGGGCAGACCCCCACCGGGGCCGCGGGCGGGAACTTCTTCGCCCTCTCCACCTCGCTGCCCGCCGCGCAGGGACTCTCGGTGGTGCCGAGCGGCGCCGCGGGGATCGCCTCCGGCGCCGCCGGGGCGGGTGCCCTCGACGGCTCGACCGCGGACGCGATCGCCCAGCTCGGCCTCGCCCCGGGATCACCGGACGCGAGCTGGGCCGCGTTCGTCACGGCCACCGGCTCGGCGTCCCGCGCCGCCCAGGAGGAGGGCGACCTCACGGACACCGCCGCGGCGAACGCGAAGCAGGCCCAGGCCTCGAGCGCCTCGGTCAGCCTCGACGAGGAGAACGTGAACCTCCTCGCGGCGCAGCACGCGTACCAGGCTGCGGCCCGCGTCCTGACGGCGGTCGACCAGGCCCTCGACACCCTCATCAACCACACCGGAACGGTAGGACTCTAG
- the flgN gene encoding flagellar export chaperone FlgN: protein MAIHDLSAQLWRERELLDLLTFKLEEEQLLLTAGKTRWLSHATREVEHVLERLQAVGLERAVTAAAVARDWGLAEEATLRDLAASAPDAAWADILSAHLKAMTDQAALIRQLRDANAQFLRAAARSTQETLAETEASAATLYDAHGRSAAQGSARLFDQEL from the coding sequence ATGGCGATCCACGACCTGTCGGCCCAGCTCTGGCGTGAACGCGAGCTGCTGGACCTGCTGACGTTCAAGCTCGAGGAAGAGCAACTGCTGCTGACCGCGGGCAAGACGCGGTGGCTCTCGCACGCGACCCGCGAGGTCGAGCACGTCCTCGAGCGCCTCCAGGCGGTGGGGCTCGAGCGCGCGGTGACGGCCGCCGCCGTCGCCCGCGACTGGGGCCTGGCCGAGGAGGCGACGCTCCGCGACCTCGCCGCCAGCGCGCCGGACGCCGCGTGGGCGGACATCCTCTCGGCCCACCTCAAGGCGATGACGGACCAGGCGGCGCTGATCCGGCAGCTGCGCGACGCGAACGCCCAGTTCCTCCGCGCCGCCGCACGGTCCACGCAGGAGACCCTCGCGGAGACCGAGGCCTCCGCCGCAACCCTCTACGACGCCCACGGACGCTCGGCTGCCCAGGGCAGCGCGCGCCTGTTCGACCAGGAACTCTGA
- a CDS encoding flagellin N-terminal helical domain-containing protein: MALTVNTNLSAMQAYQNLNKTSIEMASSMAKLSSGLRINTAADDAAGLSISEGLKSQVNGFGMAARNAQDGINVVQTADGALGEVHSILQRMRDLAVQAGNDSNNTASRTAIKTEGDALGQELDRITNSTNFNGIKLLDGSASGATALSFQIGADGSANSQIKVDFGNLTTSLTAGANSFSGTTGASAFLVDTATNAATTVTNLDTAIAAVSAQRSSLGASQNRLSHAMNIANVSAQNLAAAQSHITDTDMASEMVNYTKDSILSQAGTAMLAQANQSGQGVLKLLG, encoded by the coding sequence ATGGCACTGACCGTCAACACCAACCTTTCGGCCATGCAGGCCTACCAGAACCTCAACAAGACCTCCATCGAGATGGCCAGCTCGATGGCCAAGCTCTCCAGCGGTCTCCGCATCAACACCGCCGCCGACGACGCCGCGGGCCTCTCGATCTCCGAGGGCCTCAAGTCCCAGGTCAACGGCTTCGGCATGGCCGCCCGCAACGCCCAGGACGGCATCAACGTCGTCCAGACCGCGGACGGCGCGCTCGGCGAGGTCCACTCGATCCTGCAGCGCATGCGCGACCTCGCGGTCCAGGCGGGCAACGACTCGAACAACACTGCGTCGCGCACGGCGATCAAGACCGAGGGCGATGCGCTCGGCCAGGAGCTCGACCGCATTACGAACTCCACCAACTTCAACGGCATCAAGCTTCTGGACGGCTCCGCGAGCGGCGCCACGGCACTGAGCTTCCAGATCGGCGCCGACGGCTCGGCGAACAGCCAGATCAAGGTGGACTTCGGCAACCTCACCACGAGCCTGACGGCAGGCGCCAACAGCTTCTCCGGCACCACCGGCGCGAGCGCCTTCCTCGTGGACACCGCGACGAACGCGGCCACCACGGTCACCAACCTGGACACGGCGATCGCCGCGGTCTCGGCGCAGCGCTCCAGCCTCGGCGCTTCCCAGAACCGGCTGAGCCACGCGATGAACATCGCCAACGTCTCGGCGCAGAACCTCGCCGCGGCCCAGTCGCACATCACGGACACCGACATGGCGTCCGAGATGGTCAACTACACGAAGGACTCGATCCTCTCGCAGGCCGGCACGGCGATGCTCGCCCAGGCCAACCAGTCCGGCCAGGGCGTCCTCAAGCTCCTCGGCTGA